In Janibacter cremeus, a genomic segment contains:
- a CDS encoding cytochrome c oxidase subunit 3 has product MGPVSRPNMASVGTIVWLSSELMFFAGLFAIFFTVRSMRPDLWEHNIAILDVPYAAANTLILVISSVWCQLGVLKAEHGQKSRTGSLLNVAGWGMREWYVLTYIFGAIFVSGQIMEYATLVSEGVSISTDAWASIFFLTTGLHGIHVTGGLIAFLLIIGRTYTTRSYSHAQQTGAIVTSYYWHFVDVVWIALFAAIYLLGA; this is encoded by the coding sequence ATGGGCCCCGTGAGTCGACCGAACATGGCTTCCGTCGGCACGATCGTCTGGCTCTCCAGCGAGCTGATGTTCTTCGCCGGGCTGTTCGCCATCTTCTTCACGGTCCGGTCGATGCGACCCGACCTGTGGGAGCACAACATCGCGATCCTCGATGTGCCCTACGCCGCCGCCAACACCCTGATCCTCGTGATCTCCTCGGTGTGGTGCCAGCTGGGCGTCCTCAAGGCCGAGCACGGCCAGAAGTCGCGCACCGGGTCGCTGCTCAACGTCGCCGGCTGGGGCATGCGCGAGTGGTACGTCCTCACCTACATCTTCGGCGCCATCTTCGTCTCCGGCCAGATCATGGAGTACGCCACCCTCGTCTCCGAGGGCGTCAGCATCTCGACCGATGCCTGGGCGTCGATCTTCTTCCTGACCACGGGCCTGCACGGCATCCACGTCACCGGCGGGCTCATCGCCTTCCTGCTGATCATCGGTCGCACGTACACCACCCGCAGCTACAGCCACGCGCAGCAGACCGGTGCCATCGTCACCTCCTACTACTGGCACTTCGTCGACGTCGTGTGGATCGCACTCTTCGCCGCCATCTACCTCCTCGGAGCCTGA
- a CDS encoding cytochrome b: MTSTARPADGLRADDAPATAPTSAGMKKVGGVAGWIDDRTGAAKGVGYLMKKVFPDHWSFMLGEIAMYSMIVCMLTGVFLTFWFDPSMVHTTYEGSYVPMQGVEMSRAYASTLNISFDVKGGLLIRQIHHWSALLFIVALSVHMLRVFFTGAFRKPRELNWVIGCVLSLLALVEGFAGYSLPDDLLSGTGLRAAQGFMVAAPVIGSYLSYALFGGTFPGLDIIPRLYSIHILLLPALLIGLFTVHIVLVALQKHTQYPGPGKTNDNVVGFPVMPVYAAKAGGFFFIVFGGIALMSSLIQINAVWVHGPYVPNATTAGAQPDWYMGFPDGALRLLPGFLEFETFGFTWAFPVIIGALLVIPAFYGGMIAYPFIEAWVTGDKREHHLLDRPRNAPTRTGLGMAALTLYGVLMFAASNDIMAIKFGMSINDITWTLRVLTFVGPVIAFWATRRLCLSMQRHERDTVLHGRETGRIERSADGEFHEVHEPLDPYTRWTMVQHEGAPPLELEPAVDENGVENRKGARKNKLRAKLHDFYFGGSVEPPTPAELEAAHHEHGHEQIEAGEDEKVSTH; this comes from the coding sequence ATGACCAGCACTGCTCGTCCCGCTGACGGCCTGCGTGCGGATGACGCACCGGCCACGGCGCCCACCTCTGCCGGCATGAAGAAGGTCGGCGGCGTCGCCGGGTGGATTGATGACCGGACCGGCGCCGCCAAGGGCGTCGGCTACCTGATGAAGAAGGTCTTCCCGGACCACTGGTCCTTCATGCTCGGCGAGATCGCCATGTACTCGATGATCGTGTGCATGCTCACCGGGGTCTTCCTGACCTTCTGGTTCGACCCATCGATGGTCCACACCACCTACGAGGGCAGCTACGTCCCGATGCAGGGCGTGGAGATGTCGCGGGCCTACGCCTCGACGCTGAACATCTCGTTCGACGTCAAGGGCGGTCTGCTCATCCGCCAGATCCATCACTGGTCGGCGCTGCTGTTCATCGTCGCGCTGTCGGTGCACATGCTCCGCGTGTTCTTCACCGGTGCCTTCCGCAAGCCGCGTGAGCTCAACTGGGTCATCGGCTGCGTGCTGTCCCTGCTGGCTCTCGTGGAGGGCTTCGCCGGCTACTCCCTCCCGGACGACCTGCTCTCCGGTACGGGCCTGCGCGCCGCGCAGGGCTTCATGGTGGCCGCGCCCGTCATCGGCAGCTACCTCAGCTACGCGTTGTTCGGCGGCACCTTCCCGGGCCTGGACATCATCCCGCGGCTGTACTCCATCCACATCCTGCTGCTGCCGGCCCTTCTCATCGGTCTGTTCACGGTGCACATCGTCCTCGTGGCGCTGCAGAAGCACACGCAGTACCCCGGCCCGGGCAAGACGAACGACAACGTCGTCGGCTTCCCCGTCATGCCGGTGTACGCGGCCAAGGCCGGTGGGTTCTTCTTCATCGTCTTCGGTGGCATCGCGCTGATGTCCTCGCTGATCCAGATCAACGCGGTCTGGGTCCACGGTCCGTACGTGCCCAACGCCACGACCGCCGGCGCCCAGCCTGACTGGTACATGGGCTTCCCCGACGGTGCCCTGCGTCTGCTGCCGGGCTTCCTCGAGTTCGAGACCTTCGGGTTCACGTGGGCCTTCCCGGTCATCATCGGTGCCCTGCTGGTCATCCCGGCCTTCTACGGCGGCATGATCGCCTACCCGTTCATCGAGGCCTGGGTCACCGGTGACAAGCGTGAGCACCACCTGCTCGACCGCCCGCGGAACGCCCCCACCCGTACCGGTCTGGGCATGGCAGCGCTGACGCTCTACGGCGTACTGATGTTCGCCGCGAGCAACGACATCATGGCGATCAAGTTCGGGATGTCGATCAACGACATCACCTGGACGCTGCGCGTGCTGACCTTCGTCGGCCCGGTCATCGCCTTCTGGGCGACCCGCCGCCTCTGCCTGAGCATGCAACGGCACGAGCGGGACACGGTCCTCCACGGACGGGAGACGGGTCGGATCGAGCGGAGCGCCGACGGCGAATTCCACGAGGTCCACGAGCCGCTCGACCCGTACACGCGCTGGACGATGGTCCAGCACGAGGGTGCTCCCCCGCTGGAGCTCGAGCCAGCCGTCGACGAGAACGGCGTCGAGAACAGAAAGGGCGCACGCAAGAACAAGCTGCGTGCCAAGCTGCACGACTTCTACTTCGGTGGAAGCGTCGAGCCGCCCACCCCGGCAGAGCTCGAGGCCGCGCACCACGAGCACGGCCACGAGCAGATCGAGGCGGGCGAGGACGAGAAGGTCTCCACCCACTGA
- a CDS encoding ubiquinol-cytochrome c reductase iron-sulfur subunit — MSEHTPTGAQPEEPSGSEPVRLDQGHVQGTGGVPEQFANPGLPPHVLRNADLDEKAAKRAERQVALLFLVSIFGTVLFIVAYLLVDTGTQVWVPFTNEMSLSNLLLGLGLSLSLLGIGLGAVHWAKTLMPDTEVVEMRHPMRSQDEDRQDFVDTMLEGGESSQLTRRPLLKATFGGAMGLFALPLLVQLVGSLGPLPRNDLSVTFWDKSENGKSDKLRLMRDPENTPIKPADVTIGSVFHIQPEGLLDLHHGKLEQMSKASVLLMRLNPKDFQDTDRGRKARSWGHEGIVAYSKVCTHVGCPVGLYEQTTHHLLCPCHQSTFDVTNDCEIVFGPAGHPLPQLKVGVDSEGYLIADQPFQEPVGPSFWERG; from the coding sequence ATGAGTGAGCACACCCCGACAGGGGCGCAGCCGGAGGAGCCCAGCGGCTCCGAGCCCGTGCGCCTCGACCAGGGCCACGTGCAGGGCACCGGAGGTGTCCCGGAGCAGTTCGCCAATCCCGGCCTCCCTCCGCACGTGCTGCGCAACGCAGACCTCGACGAGAAGGCCGCGAAGCGCGCTGAGCGCCAGGTGGCACTGCTCTTCCTCGTGTCCATCTTCGGCACGGTGCTGTTCATCGTCGCCTACCTGCTCGTCGACACCGGGACCCAGGTCTGGGTGCCGTTCACCAACGAGATGAGCCTGTCGAACCTCCTGCTGGGTCTCGGCCTGTCGCTGAGCCTGCTGGGTATCGGCCTGGGTGCGGTCCATTGGGCCAAGACGCTCATGCCCGACACCGAGGTCGTCGAGATGCGTCACCCGATGCGCTCGCAGGACGAGGACCGCCAGGACTTCGTCGACACGATGCTCGAGGGCGGTGAGTCCTCGCAGCTGACGCGTCGTCCCCTGCTCAAGGCGACCTTCGGTGGCGCCATGGGCCTGTTCGCACTGCCGTTGCTCGTCCAGCTCGTCGGCTCCCTCGGGCCACTTCCCCGCAACGACCTCTCGGTCACGTTCTGGGACAAGAGCGAGAACGGGAAGTCCGACAAGTTGCGTCTGATGCGCGACCCGGAGAACACCCCGATCAAGCCTGCCGACGTCACGATCGGCTCGGTCTTCCACATCCAGCCGGAAGGCCTGCTGGATCTGCACCACGGCAAGCTGGAGCAGATGAGCAAGGCCTCCGTGCTCCTCATGCGTCTGAACCCGAAGGACTTCCAGGACACGGACAGGGGTCGCAAGGCGCGCTCCTGGGGTCACGAAGGGATCGTCGCCTACTCCAAGGTGTGCACCCACGTCGGTTGCCCCGTCGGCCTCTACGAGCAGACGACGCACCATCTGCTCTGCCCGTGTCACCAGTCCACCTTCGACGTCACCAACGACTGCGAGATCGTCTTCGGCCCGGCCGGGCACCCCCTGCCGCAGCTGAAGGTCGGCGTCGACAGCGAGGGTTACCTCATCGCTGACCAGCCCTTCCAGGAACCGGTCGGCCCGAGCTTCTGGGAGCGTGGTTGA
- a CDS encoding c-type cytochrome, producing MPKLSRRHPAAIALLLLLGLLVTGTAYSAVAPKDAQASVAASDSVEQGKKLFTANCANCHGTNGLGIEGAGPSLAGVGAASVDFQMGTGRMPMAAPDVQAPGNIRVKFSDEEIADVGAYVATLGAGPAVPPQEYTDGSKGDPGKGGEIFRVNCAMCHSSAGVGGALTRGKDAPPVIGVSGKHIYEAMVTGPQSMPVFNETNLDPQDKRDVIAYIEAMEDAGSPGGNPLGGYGPVPEGLFVWTIGLGLLVTAAVWLGQKSA from the coding sequence ATGCCGAAGCTCTCTCGCCGCCACCCCGCGGCGATCGCCCTGCTGCTCCTGCTGGGCCTCCTGGTCACCGGCACCGCCTACTCGGCCGTCGCGCCGAAGGACGCACAGGCCAGCGTCGCCGCATCCGACAGCGTCGAGCAGGGCAAGAAGCTCTTCACGGCCAACTGTGCCAACTGCCACGGCACCAATGGTCTGGGCATCGAGGGGGCCGGCCCGAGCCTGGCCGGTGTCGGTGCGGCCTCGGTCGACTTCCAGATGGGCACCGGCCGCATGCCGATGGCCGCTCCGGACGTGCAGGCCCCGGGCAACATCCGTGTGAAGTTCTCCGACGAGGAGATCGCTGACGTCGGCGCCTACGTGGCCACCCTCGGCGCCGGCCCGGCAGTCCCGCCGCAGGAGTACACCGACGGTTCGAAGGGTGACCCGGGCAAGGGCGGCGAGATCTTCCGCGTCAACTGCGCCATGTGCCACTCCAGCGCCGGTGTCGGTGGTGCGCTGACCCGCGGCAAGGACGCCCCGCCGGTCATCGGCGTCTCCGGAAAGCACATCTACGAGGCCATGGTCACCGGCCCGCAGAGCATGCCCGTCTTCAACGAGACGAACCTCGACCCCCAGGACAAGCGTGACGTGATCGCCTACATCGAGGCCATGGAGGACGCCGGCAGCCCCGGAGGCAACCCCCTCGGCGGTTACGGCCCCGTTCCCGAGGGCCTCTTCGTCTGGACCATCGGCCTCGGCCTCCTGGTCACCGCTGCCGTCTGGCTCGGCCAGAAGTCCGCCTGA